A single window of Methylacidimicrobium sp. AP8 DNA harbors:
- a CDS encoding transposase, whose translation MSYTRKSGGLPSCGRSSRRFWPIRSPARVRLCFGSRRLFRKQFSREENGYADHAAWKKDWQAERSSQFFVLGSKDEASGNRSCQAAVAPEGSLRLRLRLPYGLGSTSKHLVLEGVRLAYGQEEILQALSAGRVVTAQTKTGKLFRKREGAAVSYRFVRDRKGWRLFASVEAQPVALVTRRLAGAIGVDSNPDHLALAETDRFGNLVEIRRIGLHLYGKSEEQAKAAIGDACRQIARACAESGKPLVIERLDLRKRRAELEAVDCVRARSLSSFAYAKTISMLKAASFRAGVERIGVDPAYTSVIGAVNHARRHGIGSHQGAAYAVARRGLGLSERPSVREAVVPTRNGGHLTFALPARNRTKHLWSFWADVRKRLKAAHAAHARSGGNHLPPAPLSPKSRALGATRALPAKPRHANRQQHCSADVLDDLPW comes from the coding sequence ATGTCGTACACCAGAAAAAGCGGCGGCTTGCCGTCCTGCGGGCGAAGCTCGAGGCGCTTCTGGCCGATCAGGAGTCCGGCCCGGGTCCGGCTCTGTTTCGGTTCCCGACGCCTCTTCCGCAAGCAGTTTTCCCGGGAAGAGAACGGCTATGCGGACCATGCCGCATGGAAGAAGGATTGGCAGGCGGAGCGGAGCAGCCAGTTCTTCGTGCTCGGATCGAAGGACGAGGCCTCGGGCAACCGGTCCTGCCAAGCCGCAGTCGCTCCGGAGGGCAGCCTGCGGCTGCGGTTGCGGCTGCCGTACGGATTGGGAAGCACGAGCAAACACCTGGTGCTCGAGGGCGTGCGCTTGGCCTACGGCCAGGAGGAAATCCTCCAGGCCCTCTCCGCCGGCCGGGTCGTGACCGCACAAACCAAGACGGGGAAGCTCTTCCGCAAGCGGGAGGGAGCTGCCGTAAGCTACCGCTTCGTGCGGGACCGGAAGGGGTGGCGGCTGTTCGCAAGCGTCGAGGCGCAACCGGTTGCCCTGGTGACACGCCGCCTTGCCGGAGCAATCGGCGTTGACAGCAACCCGGATCATCTTGCCTTGGCCGAAACGGATCGCTTCGGGAATCTCGTGGAAATCCGCCGGATCGGATTGCATCTCTATGGGAAGAGCGAGGAGCAAGCGAAAGCCGCGATCGGCGATGCGTGCCGGCAGATCGCCCGGGCCTGCGCCGAATCGGGCAAGCCGCTCGTGATCGAGCGATTGGATCTTCGCAAGCGGAGGGCCGAGCTGGAGGCGGTCGATTGCGTCCGGGCTCGCTCGCTCTCTTCCTTCGCCTACGCCAAGACGATCTCCATGCTCAAGGCGGCTTCCTTTCGTGCCGGAGTCGAACGGATCGGAGTCGACCCGGCCTACACTTCCGTGATCGGCGCGGTCAACCACGCGCGCCGTCATGGCATCGGTTCTCACCAGGGCGCGGCCTACGCCGTCGCCCGGAGAGGATTGGGCCTATCCGAGCGCCCGTCCGTGCGGGAGGCTGTCGTGCCGACCCGCAATGGCGGCCATCTCACCTTCGCCCTACCCGCGAGGAATCGGACGAAGCATCTATGGTCGTTCTGGGCGGACGTTCGGAAGAGGCTCAAAGCGGCGCATGCAGCGCATGCCCGGTCGGGAGGCAACCATCTGCCTCCCGCGCCTCTGTCCCCGAAATCGCGGGCATTGGGCGCTACCCGGGCTTTGCCGGCGAAACCCCGGCACGCGAACCGTCAGCAGCACTGTTCGGCCGACGTCCTGGACGATCTTCCCTGGTAG
- a CDS encoding Slp family lipoprotein, which translates to MRTPGAGNRGGLTGMILLLLLGCSPVPESTRVTVGHPGAFASIRRHPGVYRGRPALLGGRIVRVVTLDNRTRIEIDCLPLDDDERPIGEARGEGRFLAEIPEKVSPGAYPWGRLATVWGTFAGTAEGRPLVAATRVYVWPHRYGGEPLYPPAPYREGSIGAGWDPGWWW; encoded by the coding sequence ATGCGAACGCCGGGAGCGGGGAACCGGGGAGGGTTGACCGGCATGATTCTGCTGCTCCTCCTGGGATGCAGCCCGGTCCCGGAGTCCACGCGGGTGACCGTGGGGCATCCGGGTGCCTTCGCTTCCATCCGCCGCCATCCGGGAGTCTATCGGGGCCGGCCGGCGCTTCTCGGGGGAAGGATCGTCCGGGTCGTGACTCTCGACAATCGGACCCGGATCGAGATCGACTGCTTACCGCTGGATGACGACGAACGCCCCATCGGCGAGGCGCGCGGGGAAGGCCGTTTTCTGGCCGAGATCCCCGAAAAGGTCTCCCCCGGCGCCTACCCTTGGGGACGGCTGGCCACCGTCTGGGGCACCTTCGCCGGGACGGCGGAAGGCCGGCCGCTGGTGGCGGCGACGAGGGTCTACGTCTGGCCGCACCGTTACGGCGGGGAGCCGCTCTACCCGCCCGCGCCCTACCGGGAAGGCAGCATCGGCGCCGGCTGGGATCCGGGCTGGTGGTGGTAG
- a CDS encoding sulfite reductase flavoprotein subunit alpha, which produces MTDTSPPRTNTPYSRANPFPARITENRLLTLPGSEKETRHIVVDIAGSGISYQVGDSLGVFARNPPEVVEEMLRALGFSGEETASVQGQQAPLREILSRQFVLNRPTKKFVRALAEKLPPGESRDRLQALCQSEPDLDAYLHGKDYVDILQAYPGVSFGVDELLGLLGRALPRLYSIASAPAIHPEAVHLTVAVVRFRSNGREKLGHASGYLARLQPTEPHQLPVYVQPAKHFRLPEDPAASLIMVGPGTGVAPFRAFLQQRSALGHTGKNWLFFGEQHRATDFFYEEEFLEFHRKGVLSRLDTAFSRDQAHKVYVQHRMLEHGGTLWAWLQEGAHIYVCGDAHRMAKDVHQALIEIAQRFGGLSPEEAAHYVNVTLAKEEKRYHKDVY; this is translated from the coding sequence ATGACGGATACGTCGCCTCCCCGGACCAATACTCCTTACAGCCGCGCCAATCCGTTTCCCGCCCGAATCACGGAAAACCGCCTCCTGACCCTCCCGGGCTCCGAAAAGGAGACGCGGCACATCGTGGTGGATATCGCCGGCAGCGGCATCTCCTATCAGGTAGGGGATTCCTTGGGGGTCTTCGCCCGCAACCCGCCGGAGGTTGTGGAGGAGATGCTCCGCGCCCTCGGGTTCTCGGGAGAAGAGACAGCCTCTGTGCAGGGCCAGCAGGCCCCTCTCCGGGAGATTCTCTCGCGGCAGTTCGTCCTCAACAGGCCGACCAAAAAGTTCGTCCGCGCCCTCGCCGAGAAGCTTCCCCCCGGGGAGAGCCGCGACCGGCTCCAGGCCCTCTGCCAAAGCGAGCCCGACCTCGACGCCTATCTGCATGGCAAGGACTATGTCGACATTCTGCAGGCCTACCCCGGCGTCTCCTTCGGGGTCGACGAGCTTCTGGGCCTCCTCGGCCGCGCGCTTCCTCGGCTCTACTCGATCGCGTCGGCGCCCGCGATCCATCCGGAAGCGGTTCACCTGACGGTCGCCGTCGTCCGGTTCCGCTCCAACGGCCGGGAAAAGCTCGGGCACGCCTCCGGCTATCTCGCCCGGCTCCAACCGACCGAACCCCACCAGCTTCCGGTCTATGTGCAGCCGGCCAAGCATTTCCGGCTTCCCGAAGACCCTGCGGCTTCCCTGATCATGGTCGGCCCCGGCACGGGGGTGGCCCCCTTTCGGGCGTTTCTCCAGCAGCGTTCCGCCCTCGGCCATACGGGAAAGAACTGGCTCTTCTTCGGGGAGCAGCACCGGGCGACCGATTTCTTCTATGAAGAGGAGTTTCTCGAGTTCCACCGCAAAGGGGTCCTTTCCCGCCTCGACACGGCCTTTTCGCGGGATCAGGCTCACAAGGTCTACGTCCAGCACCGGATGCTCGAGCACGGCGGCACGCTCTGGGCCTGGCTGCAAGAGGGAGCCCATATCTACGTCTGTGGAGACGCCCACCGGATGGCCAAGGACGTGCATCAGGCGCTCATCGAGATCGCGCAGCGCTTCGGCGGCCTAAGCCCGGAAGAAGCCGCCCACTACGTGAACGTCACCTTGGCCAAGGAAGAGAAGCGGTACCACAAGGACGTTTATTAG
- a CDS encoding phosphoribosyltransferase → MREGRFRNRKEAGRLLAEALLEYGGRTDTVVLGLPRGGVVVGAEIAKILHLPLDVFTVRKLGVPGQKELAMGAIATGGAMVLNPSVIEYLGIDERTIAQVAERERRELERREALFRKGLPPLAIGGKVAIFVDDGIATGATMRAAVAAARKLGPRAVIAAAPSRPLGGRGDDRACRRVLRAADAGILFRRRTVVRGVFSG, encoded by the coding sequence ATGAGAGAAGGAAGATTTCGGAATCGGAAGGAGGCGGGCAGGCTCCTGGCCGAAGCGCTGCTCGAGTACGGGGGACGGACGGACACGGTGGTGCTGGGACTCCCCCGCGGCGGGGTCGTGGTCGGGGCGGAGATCGCGAAGATCCTCCACCTGCCCCTCGATGTCTTCACCGTCCGCAAGCTCGGGGTGCCCGGACAGAAAGAGCTGGCGATGGGAGCGATCGCGACCGGCGGCGCGATGGTGTTGAATCCTTCGGTGATCGAATACCTGGGTATCGACGAGCGAACCATCGCGCAAGTCGCGGAGAGGGAGCGTCGGGAGCTGGAGAGGAGGGAGGCGCTCTTTCGCAAGGGGCTGCCGCCGCTTGCAATCGGAGGCAAGGTCGCCATCTTCGTCGACGACGGCATCGCGACCGGGGCGACGATGCGGGCGGCCGTGGCGGCGGCCCGCAAGCTCGGCCCGCGGGCCGTCATCGCGGCCGCCCCGTCGCGCCCCCTCGGTGGTCGAGGAGATGACCGGGCTTGTCGACGAGTGCTTCGTGCTGCTGACGCCGGCATCCTTTTTCGGCGTAGGACAGTGGTACGAGGAGTTTTCTCAGGTTGA
- the uvrB gene encoding excinuclease ABC subunit UvrB, with the protein MSTEKAGGLFRLRAPYAPCGDQPQAIEAIVRRIQEGQRHTTLLGVTGSGKTFTVASVIARLDRPALVISHNKTLAAQLYSELKQFFPEAAVEYFVSYFDYYQPEAYIPSTDTYIEKDSSVNEEIERLRLSTTISLLSRRDVIVVASVSCIYGLGSPEDYEGLAFALEVGMELRREELLARLVEMQYERNDVALSRGRFRVRGDVVEVCHRSAEEGLRIEFLGDRIERISEFQLLTGNVLTRLRKEMIFPARHFVTPYEKMKKAVQSIREELEERVAELESQGKLLEAQRLRLRTTYDLELLEELGFCSGIENYSRHLSGRAPGSRPYTLLDFFPKDFLTVIDESHVTIPQIQGMYAGDMARKRVLVEHGFRLPSALDNRPLSFAEFTSMVGQTLYVSATPGDYELGLCGGEVVEQIIRPTGLLDPVVEVRPLQGQIDDVIEEIRKRGAEKERSLVLTLTKQTAEDLADYLRELGLRVRYLHSELDAIERVEILRGLRAGDFDVLVGINLLREGLDLPEVSLVAILDADKEGYLRSDKSLIQIAGRAARHIHGTVLLYAERKTRAIENLLEVTAYRRSKQIAYNQAHGITPRSVQRGVQESLRGLLRAEAQAVERLHGDESRFDLEEVLRDLQREMVEAAASLDYEKAALLRDQIEELRRQSGVAPLRPAGSGRRGGTGRPKRKRRPSFAGPRKDRGGSGKPGSAA; encoded by the coding sequence GTGAGCACGGAAAAGGCCGGGGGTCTCTTCCGGTTGCGCGCCCCGTATGCTCCCTGCGGCGATCAGCCCCAGGCCATCGAGGCGATCGTCCGCCGGATACAAGAGGGGCAGCGGCACACGACCCTCCTCGGGGTGACCGGATCGGGAAAGACCTTCACGGTCGCCAGCGTCATCGCGCGGCTCGACCGGCCTGCCCTGGTGATCTCGCACAACAAGACGCTCGCCGCCCAGCTCTACAGCGAGCTCAAGCAGTTCTTCCCGGAGGCCGCCGTGGAGTATTTCGTCTCTTACTTCGATTACTACCAGCCGGAAGCCTACATCCCGAGCACCGACACCTACATCGAAAAGGATTCGAGCGTGAACGAAGAGATCGAGCGGTTGCGGCTTTCGACGACGATCTCCCTGCTCTCGCGCCGGGATGTCATCGTGGTCGCCAGCGTCTCCTGCATCTACGGGTTGGGTTCTCCGGAAGACTACGAAGGGCTTGCCTTCGCCCTGGAGGTGGGAATGGAACTGCGCCGGGAGGAGCTTCTGGCGCGCTTGGTCGAGATGCAGTACGAGCGAAACGACGTGGCGCTCTCCCGAGGGCGGTTTCGGGTCCGGGGCGACGTGGTCGAGGTCTGCCACCGCTCGGCGGAGGAAGGCCTGCGGATCGAGTTCCTGGGAGACCGGATCGAGCGGATCAGCGAATTTCAGCTGCTGACCGGCAACGTGCTCACCCGGCTGCGCAAAGAGATGATCTTCCCGGCCCGCCACTTCGTGACCCCGTACGAGAAGATGAAGAAAGCGGTCCAGTCGATCCGGGAGGAGCTCGAGGAGCGGGTGGCCGAGCTCGAATCCCAGGGGAAGCTGCTGGAAGCCCAGCGCCTGCGGCTGCGGACGACGTACGATCTAGAGCTCCTCGAGGAGCTCGGTTTCTGCAGCGGGATCGAAAACTACTCCCGCCACCTGAGCGGCCGCGCCCCCGGCTCGCGCCCCTACACGCTTCTGGATTTCTTCCCGAAGGATTTCCTGACGGTGATCGACGAGTCGCACGTCACGATCCCGCAGATCCAGGGCATGTATGCGGGGGATATGGCCCGGAAGCGGGTACTGGTCGAGCACGGCTTCCGCCTTCCCTCGGCGCTCGACAACCGCCCGCTGAGCTTCGCCGAATTCACCTCGATGGTCGGTCAGACGCTCTACGTTTCGGCGACGCCGGGAGACTACGAGCTCGGCCTCTGCGGCGGAGAAGTGGTGGAGCAGATCATCCGGCCGACCGGCCTCCTGGACCCGGTCGTCGAAGTCCGCCCGCTCCAAGGGCAGATCGACGATGTGATCGAAGAGATCCGCAAGAGGGGTGCGGAAAAGGAGCGGTCCCTGGTGCTGACGCTGACGAAGCAGACGGCGGAAGATCTAGCCGACTATCTGCGCGAGCTCGGCCTGCGCGTCCGCTACCTCCATTCGGAGCTTGACGCGATCGAACGGGTCGAGATCCTCCGCGGGCTCCGCGCGGGCGATTTCGACGTGCTTGTCGGGATCAACCTCCTCCGGGAGGGGCTCGATCTCCCGGAGGTCTCGCTGGTGGCGATTCTCGACGCGGACAAGGAGGGCTATCTGCGTTCGGACAAGTCGTTGATCCAGATCGCCGGAAGGGCTGCGCGCCATATTCATGGGACCGTGCTGCTCTATGCCGAGCGCAAGACTCGAGCAATCGAAAACCTGCTGGAGGTGACCGCCTACCGGAGGAGCAAGCAGATCGCCTACAATCAGGCTCACGGGATCACGCCCCGCAGCGTCCAGCGCGGGGTTCAGGAGAGCTTGCGAGGGCTGCTGCGCGCCGAGGCGCAGGCGGTGGAGCGGTTGCACGGGGACGAATCCCGATTCGATCTCGAAGAGGTGCTCCGGGATCTCCAGCGGGAGATGGTTGAAGCGGCGGCATCGCTCGACTACGAGAAGGCGGCGCTCCTTCGGGATCAAATCGAGGAGCTCCGCCGCCAATCCGGCGTCGCTCCCCTCCGGCCCGCGGGTTCGGGAAGGCGGGGGGGCACGGGTAGGCCCAAGCGGAAGCGGCGTCCCTCCTTCGCCGGGCCGCGGAAGGATCGAGGCGGCTCCGGGAAGCCGGGTTCGGCCGCTTGA
- a CDS encoding 1-acyl-sn-glycerol-3-phosphate acyltransferase translates to MNLLGSFRSRLGRGRAHSVPAEGSGRADGSAARGDPVAPSGGQAGAPAGRRGADLLASIGEYARFYWAVAFFWLGSLLWSLAASLLGLLLPPRAGARAGQFLIMSGFRLFLLHMRLLGLFHCDLSALDRLRKEGPLLLVANHPALLDAVLVISRLPRVVCLTKAGLWRNPFLGGCIRLARYIRSDSPLRLVREAKEAVRRGDHLLMIFPEGTRTATGPVNRFKAGIAVVARATGIPVQTIFLEGSFPYLAKGWPLLRKPRFPLVYRARLGRRFSADGDAREFLEELERYYRQVLARTPSIPAR, encoded by the coding sequence ATGAACCTCTTAGGCTCTTTCCGTTCGCGGCTGGGGCGCGGGAGAGCGCATTCGGTTCCGGCCGAAGGAAGCGGGCGGGCCGACGGTTCCGCGGCCAGAGGGGATCCGGTTGCGCCAAGCGGCGGCCAGGCCGGTGCGCCCGCCGGCCGCCGCGGCGCGGACCTCCTCGCGTCGATCGGCGAGTATGCCCGCTTCTACTGGGCAGTGGCATTCTTTTGGCTCGGCAGCCTCCTCTGGAGTCTTGCGGCCTCGCTTCTCGGGCTGCTGTTGCCTCCGCGGGCGGGAGCGCGCGCCGGCCAGTTCCTGATCATGTCCGGCTTCCGGCTCTTCCTCTTGCACATGCGGCTTCTCGGCCTCTTCCATTGCGATCTATCCGCCCTCGACCGGCTGCGGAAGGAAGGGCCGTTGCTGCTCGTCGCCAACCATCCCGCGCTGCTCGATGCGGTGCTGGTGATCTCCCGGCTTCCTCGGGTCGTCTGCCTCACCAAGGCGGGCCTATGGAGGAATCCGTTCCTGGGAGGATGCATCCGCCTGGCCCGGTATATCCGCAGCGATTCGCCGCTCCGGCTGGTGCGGGAAGCGAAGGAGGCGGTTCGGCGCGGCGATCATCTCTTGATGATCTTCCCGGAGGGGACCAGGACCGCGACCGGCCCGGTCAACCGGTTCAAGGCCGGGATCGCCGTCGTGGCCCGGGCGACCGGTATTCCGGTGCAGACGATATTCTTGGAAGGGAGCTTCCCGTACCTGGCCAAAGGATGGCCGCTCCTTCGCAAGCCGCGGTTCCCCCTGGTCTACCGGGCGCGGCTCGGGCGCCGGTTCTCGGCGGACGGAGACGCCCGCGAGTTCCTCGAGGAGCTCGAGCGCTACTACCGTCAGGTCCTCGCGCGGACCCCGTCGATCCCCGCCCGATGA
- a CDS encoding glycosyltransferase family 2 protein — protein MTARSLVLIPSYNTGRRVLQTVEEARRFWEPVWVVVDGSDDGSEEWLRRREEADAGLRVFSLERNRGKGAAILHGLREAAKLGFTHVLTMDADGQHPAAAIPRFFDVAAAHPEAMVLGIPLFDRSAPALRVGGRKISNWLARIETLGGDVGDVLFGFRVYPVGPLLAVMAGCRTMRRFDFDPEAVVRLYWNGVAAIQLPAPVRYFSRREGGVSQFRYLRDNLLLARMHVRLLCGAARRLLGGGR, from the coding sequence ATGACTGCGCGCTCTCTGGTCCTGATCCCGAGCTACAATACGGGTAGGAGAGTCCTCCAGACCGTGGAGGAAGCCCGCCGGTTCTGGGAGCCGGTCTGGGTGGTCGTCGACGGGAGCGACGATGGGTCCGAAGAGTGGCTGCGCCGGAGGGAGGAAGCGGATGCAGGCCTTCGCGTCTTTTCCCTGGAGCGCAACCGCGGGAAAGGGGCGGCGATCCTCCATGGGTTGCGGGAGGCGGCGAAGCTCGGGTTTACGCACGTGCTGACCATGGACGCCGACGGGCAGCACCCTGCAGCCGCCATTCCGCGGTTTTTCGACGTTGCCGCCGCCCATCCCGAAGCGATGGTGCTCGGAATCCCCCTTTTCGACCGGAGCGCACCCGCGCTGCGCGTCGGAGGGCGGAAGATCTCCAACTGGCTGGCGCGCATCGAGACGCTGGGGGGAGACGTAGGCGATGTCCTCTTCGGGTTTCGGGTCTATCCGGTCGGCCCCCTCCTGGCGGTCATGGCCGGCTGCCGGACGATGCGGCGGTTCGACTTCGATCCCGAAGCGGTCGTCCGTCTCTACTGGAACGGCGTGGCCGCGATTCAGCTGCCGGCCCCGGTACGCTACTTTTCCCGGCGGGAAGGGGGAGTCTCCCAATTCCGCTACCTGCGCGACAATCTCCTCCTTGCCCGGATGCACGTCCGCCTGCTCTGCGGAGCGGCGCGCCGGCTACTCGGAGGAGGGCGGTAG
- a CDS encoding polysaccharide deacetylase family protein, with amino-acid sequence MSRSRSSLPDRPAGLAENAARRHRSPFVRFSVWLHAALAAALLLFPERWSWFLAVFLADQLLLTLAGLWPRSSLLGPNLVRLPSAAAGELVVLTFDDGPDPEVTPKILDLLEEHGAKASFFCVGEQAQRHPEILREIVRRGHSVENHSFRHSNFFAFSSLGALRREIRRAQSVLAEGAGTPPRFFRAPMGFRNPFLAPALARAGLRYVSWTRRGFDTVCRTPEVILRRLIRNLAAGDILLLHDGSTARTPAGEPVSAEVLSSLLPILRARGLRAVSLPMAIPEGKDF; translated from the coding sequence ATGAGCCGATCGAGATCTTCGCTTCCGGACCGTCCCGCCGGCCTTGCGGAGAACGCCGCGCGCCGGCATCGCTCCCCCTTCGTCCGCTTCTCCGTTTGGCTCCACGCCGCTCTCGCCGCCGCCCTTCTGCTCTTTCCGGAGCGTTGGAGCTGGTTCCTGGCCGTCTTCCTCGCCGATCAACTCCTCCTCACTCTCGCCGGCCTCTGGCCGAGAAGCTCCTTGCTCGGCCCGAACCTCGTTCGCCTCCCTTCGGCCGCCGCAGGGGAACTTGTCGTTCTGACCTTCGACGACGGCCCCGACCCGGAAGTCACTCCGAAGATCCTCGACCTCTTGGAGGAGCATGGCGCCAAAGCGAGCTTCTTCTGCGTGGGCGAACAGGCGCAACGGCACCCGGAGATCCTCCGGGAGATCGTGCGGCGCGGCCACAGCGTCGAAAACCATAGCTTCCGCCACTCCAACTTTTTCGCCTTTTCCTCCTTGGGAGCGCTCCGGCGCGAGATCCGCCGGGCGCAGTCGGTCCTGGCCGAGGGGGCCGGCACCCCTCCCCGCTTCTTTCGCGCGCCCATGGGCTTCCGCAACCCGTTTCTCGCTCCGGCGCTCGCTCGGGCAGGTCTCCGCTACGTCTCCTGGACACGCCGGGGTTTCGACACGGTCTGCCGGACACCCGAAGTCATCCTCCGCCGCCTGATCCGCAACCTGGCGGCAGGCGACATCCTCCTCCTGCACGACGGATCGACCGCGCGCACGCCCGCCGGAGAGCCCGTCAGCGCCGAAGTCCTCTCGTCCCTTCTCCCGATCCTCCGGGCGCGGGGCCTGCGCGCCGTCTCCCTCCCCATGGCGATCCCCGAGGGGAAGGATTTTTAG
- a CDS encoding YdcF family protein yields MRQNALHHRGVAGLLQAIRGLPARLMRNVRSRAGASPTSGFSFDRESGTIGPMARARQGLLQGQGAVRWWRRCRSGNPELGSFFLGADGLSMLALSLAAILASGTLSYWCAFASVLRAARRSRSSANGFSRIVVLGSCLDPFGRPTPTYRRRLERALALFGSAPGSTIFLLGGRTAEGAPTEAEAGADYLRSRGVPESALVREERSRHTLENLRFYRSAPPPADPRPAALVTSRFHLARSSLLACGLGIPHTVCAAEDHWSASCGEIGRLLAEAFLVHWYLVGRTYASWTRNRRMLDRIR; encoded by the coding sequence ATGAGACAGAACGCCCTCCATCACCGCGGCGTGGCAGGGCTGCTCCAGGCGATCCGGGGCCTGCCGGCCCGCCTGATGCGCAACGTTCGTAGCCGAGCCGGCGCCAGCCCGACAAGCGGATTTTCTTTCGACCGGGAATCGGGCACCATCGGGCCGATGGCTAGAGCACGCCAAGGCCTCCTGCAGGGACAAGGAGCGGTGCGGTGGTGGCGGCGGTGCCGGAGCGGGAACCCGGAGCTCGGTTCCTTCTTCCTCGGGGCCGACGGCCTGTCGATGCTCGCCCTTTCCCTGGCGGCCATCCTCGCTTCGGGGACATTGAGCTATTGGTGCGCTTTCGCCTCCGTCCTCCGCGCCGCCCGCCGCAGCCGCAGCTCGGCGAACGGCTTCTCCCGGATCGTCGTCCTGGGTTCCTGCCTAGACCCATTCGGCCGGCCCACACCCACCTATCGGCGCCGGCTGGAGCGCGCGCTGGCACTCTTCGGCTCCGCGCCGGGCTCGACCATCTTTCTCCTAGGCGGGCGCACCGCGGAAGGAGCGCCCACCGAAGCGGAGGCGGGAGCGGATTACTTGCGGAGCCGCGGCGTGCCCGAAAGCGCGCTGGTACGCGAGGAGCGGTCCCGCCACACCTTGGAGAACCTCCGCTTCTACCGGTCGGCGCCTCCTCCCGCGGATCCCCGCCCGGCCGCGCTCGTCACCAGCCGCTTCCATCTGGCCCGCAGCTCGCTCCTCGCCTGCGGGCTCGGGATTCCGCACACTGTGTGCGCCGCCGAAGACCACTGGTCGGCCTCCTGCGGGGAGATCGGGCGCCTGCTGGCGGAGGCTTTCTTGGTCCACTGGTACCTGGTGGGCCGGACCTACGCCTCCTGGACCCGCAACCGGCGCATGCTTGATCGCATCCGGTAG
- the pyrH gene encoding UMP kinase — protein MAFMEPPAEPRRAPVYRRVLLKLSGEVLGSPQAPISMEVTLKIARQVAEVYGTGIQIAIVIGGGNIWRGTTGLKSGLDRPTADYMGMLATIIDGLALQGALESLGIPTRVQTAVEVRNVAEPFIRRRAIRHLEKGRIVIFVGGTGNPFFSTDTTAALRASEIEAEVILKGTKVDGVYDSDPHCNPEAKRFTQLRYIDAIQKRLSIMDATAFTLCMDNNIPIVVFNVFTPGNLLAAVCGEPVGTRVCA, from the coding sequence ATGGCTTTCATGGAACCGCCCGCCGAACCCCGACGCGCCCCGGTCTATCGGCGGGTGCTTTTGAAGCTGAGCGGCGAGGTCCTCGGCAGCCCGCAAGCCCCCATCTCGATGGAGGTGACGCTCAAGATCGCCCGGCAGGTGGCGGAGGTCTACGGGACGGGGATCCAGATCGCGATCGTCATCGGCGGGGGAAACATCTGGCGTGGGACGACGGGCCTCAAGAGCGGCCTCGATCGGCCGACGGCCGATTACATGGGGATGTTGGCGACGATCATCGACGGCCTGGCCCTGCAAGGCGCCCTGGAGAGCCTAGGGATTCCGACCCGGGTGCAGACCGCGGTCGAGGTGCGGAACGTAGCGGAGCCTTTTATTCGGAGGCGGGCGATCCGGCACTTGGAAAAGGGAAGGATCGTGATCTTCGTGGGCGGCACCGGCAATCCCTTCTTCTCGACCGACACGACGGCAGCCCTGCGGGCGAGCGAGATCGAGGCGGAGGTCATCCTCAAGGGGACGAAGGTTGACGGGGTCTACGACAGCGATCCCCATTGCAATCCCGAGGCCAAGCGGTTCACGCAGCTGCGGTATATCGACGCGATCCAGAAGCGGCTTTCCATCATGGACGCGACCGCCTTCACCCTCTGCATGGATAACAACATTCCGATCGTCGTCTTCAACGTCTTCACGCCGGGCAACCTGCTTGCCGCAGTCTGCGGCGAGCCGGTCGGCACCCGGGTTTGCGCCTAG
- the frr gene encoding ribosome recycling factor: MSSFEEILLRTEERMEKAVGHLREEFASVRSGKASPELVANIPVEAYDSSMRLRDLAAITAPDAHLLLVQPWDPTVVDAIRKAIEEARIGINPIVDGKLIRLPVPPLSEERRHEMIRVVRRMAEEARVALRGARRHGLEEAKAFQKESDVSEDDLARTEKDVQKLTDRFIGEVDRLLQAKEAELLKV; encoded by the coding sequence ATGAGCAGCTTCGAAGAGATCCTTTTGCGGACCGAAGAACGCATGGAGAAGGCGGTCGGGCATCTGCGCGAGGAGTTCGCCTCCGTGCGATCGGGCAAGGCCTCGCCCGAGCTGGTGGCGAACATCCCGGTCGAGGCCTACGACTCTTCGATGCGCCTGCGCGATCTGGCGGCCATCACGGCGCCCGATGCCCATCTTCTTCTGGTCCAGCCTTGGGATCCGACCGTCGTCGATGCGATCCGAAAGGCGATCGAGGAAGCGAGGATCGGGATCAACCCGATTGTAGACGGCAAGCTGATCCGGCTGCCCGTTCCTCCGCTTTCCGAAGAGCGCCGGCACGAGATGATCCGCGTGGTGCGCCGGATGGCCGAGGAAGCCCGAGTGGCCCTACGAGGCGCGCGCCGACATGGACTGGAGGAGGCGAAAGCCTTCCAGAAGGAATCGGATGTGAGCGAGGACGATCTGGCCCGCACCGAAAAAGACGTGCAGAAGCTAACCGACCGGTTCATCGGCGAGGTCGACCGGCTTCTCCAGGCGAAGGAAGCCGAGCTTCTGAAGGTATAG